A stretch of DNA from Sphingomonas ginkgonis:
AGGTGCTGGTCGACGTCGACGGCGGGGACGTGGAGCTCGATCGCGAGATGATCGAGATGATCCGCGACCCGCTGACGCATATCGTCCGCAACGCAATCGACCACGGGATCGAGAAGCCCGGCGAGCGGCTCAAGGCCGGCAAGCGCGAGACCGGACTGCTGTCCGTCTCGGCGCGCCAGTCGGGCAACCAGATCCTCATCGACATCACCGACGACGGCCGCGGGATCGATGCCGGGCGGCTGGTCGAGAAGGCCGTGGCGAACGGGCTGCTCGAGCGGAGCGAGGCGGCGCGGCTCTCGACCAAGGAGAAGCTGGCGCTGATCTTCGAGGCGGGCTTGTCGACCGCGACCGCCGTCACCAACATCTCCGGCCGCGGGGTCGGGATGGACGTCGTGCGCTCCAACGTTGAGCGGATCGGCGGAACGGTCGAGATCGACAGCAAGCCCGAGCAGGGCACGCGGATGACCCTGCGGGTTCCGCTGACCTTGACCATCATCCCGGCGCTGACCGTGTCTATCGGACAGCAGCATTTCGCCATTCCGCGCACCGCGATTGACGAGATCGTCCGTGCCCGCGGCGAGAGCGTCGAACTGTCGCAGGTCGGCGGCGCCGGAGTGGCGACGATCCGCGGCCGGCGCGTGCCGGAAATCGCCCTGGCCGACGTGCTCGGCCTGCCGAGCGAGCTGCGCGACGAGGAGCGGACGCTGGTGGTGATCCGCCCGGCGGGCGGCGACGTCTATGCGCTGGCGGTGGACCGGATCCACGATCATGAGGAACTGGTGGTCAAGCCCGCGGCGCCGGCCGTGATGGCGACCGGCCTCTATGCCGGGACCACCCTGGCCGACGACGGCAGCCCGATCCTCCTGTTCGACCCTGCCGGCTTGGCGCGGGTCGGCGGAGTGCGGCTCGAGGCCCAGGAGCGCGGCGCCCGGATCTTCGAGGAAGCGGGGCGCAAGCGCGAAGACGTGGCGACTCAGGTGCTGCTGTTCCGCGGCCTCGGCGGCGAGCGCCGGGCTGTCCGGCTGGCGATCGTCGACCGCATCGAGGAAGTACCCGCCTCGTCGATCAAGATGAGCGCCGGGCAACTGCGGGTGCAGCTGGGCGAGGTAATCCTGCCGCTCGTCGGACTGGTCGAGCCGCCGGTCGAGGGCAAGGTGCGGGTGTTCCGCCTCAACGACGGCCACCAGGAAGTGGGCTATGCCTTCCACGAGGTCATCGACCTCGAGGCGCTCGCCTCGCAGGTCATGCCGGCCGAGACGCCGGGGGTGATCGGCGGCGTCGCGCTGATCGCCGGGGAACCAGCCGAGATCATCGACGCGCACTGGCTGTTCGCGCGTCATTCTGCGCATAGCCGGACCGCGTCGGCCTCGGTCTGCCGGCTCCCGGCGGGCGACCCGTGGATCCAGAACATGCTCCGGCCGATCGTCGAGGCCGCGGGATATCGCGTGGTGTCCGGCGAGGACGAGCCGGCCGACATCGTCATCGTCCAGGACGGCAAGTCCGAGCCGGCCGCGACCGGCGGCAAGCTGATCCGTCTCCGCTCCGACCCCGAGGCGGGCGAGGGCGATGGCAGCATCTACCGCTACGACCGGGCGGGGCTGCTCGCCGCCCTCCACTCCGCGGCGGGAGCCTGATCCGATGAACGACCTTCTCCTCATCGTCACCATCGGCGGCCAGCGCGTCGCGCTTCCCGCGGCGCAGGTGGAATCGGTGGTCGAGCTCGACACGCTGATCCCGGTCCCGCGCGCGGCCCCGCACGTCGCCGGCCTGTCGGCGCTGCGCAGCCGGGTGCTGACAGTGATCGACTGCATGCGCTCGCTGGGGCTCGGGACGTCGGACGCCGCGGACGGGATCCGCGAAGCCGCCGTCGTCGAGCTCGACGGCCATCATTACGCGCTGCTCGTCGACGGGGTCGAGGACGTGGTCGACGCGACCGGCGACCCGGCTCCGCTGCGGGGGGCCATGGGACCGGGCTGGGAGCGGGTCAGCCTCGGGCTGGTCGAGACCGGCGAGGGCGCGCTTCTGCTGGTCGACGTCGCCGCGCTGATCGCCGGCAACGACCAGCGCGCCGCAGCTTAAGCAACTGGTTATCTTTGCCAATTAGGTCCGTCACTTCGAACTATCTGGAAACGCCATGAAGACCTGCCTCATCGTCGACGATAGCAAGGTGATCCGCAAGGTCGCCCGGCACATCCTCGAGACCCTCGACTTTCAGGTCGAGGAGGCGGCCGATGGCCGCGAAGCCCTGACCCGCTGCGAGAGCAGCATGCCCGACGTGGTGCTGCTCGACTGGAACATGCCGGTCATGAGCGGCATGGAGTTCCTCAAGCTGCTTCGCCAGCGCGGGCACGACGACCAGCCCAAGGTGGTGTTCTGCACCACCGAGAACGACATGGCGCACATCCGGGCCGCGCTCGATGCGGGCGCCGACGAATATGTGATGAAGCCGTTCGACCGGGAAACGCTGCACATCAAGCTCCAGCTCGTCGGCGTCGCCTGAGGCTCGGGCGATGAGCTCGGCGGCAGCCCGCTCCGACCCGCCTGGCGGGGCCCGGACGCGTCCGATCCGGCTGATGCTGGTGGACGATTCGCTCGTGGCCCGGGCGGTGCTCTCGCGGATGCTGGAGAGCGACGGCGGGTTCGAGATCGCGGCCGTGGCAGGGACCGCCGAGGACGCGATCGAGGCGCTGGCGCACGTTCGGGTCGACATCATCCTGCTCGACCTCGAAATGCCGGGCGCGGGCGGGCTGAAGATGCTCCCGCACATCATCGCGGCGGCGCGGGGGGCGCGGGTGATGATCGTCTCCTCGCTCGCCGAGGAAGGGGCGGAGCAGACCATCGCCGCCCTGGCGCTCGGCGCCGCCGACACGTTGCCCAAGCCGGGTACCGGCCGATTCAACGGCCGCTTCTCCGAAGTCCTGCTGAGCCGCCTGCGGGCGCTCGGCCATGCCGAGGCGACCGCCGCCGAGCCGGTCGAGCAGCGCCGTGCGGAGCGGCCCGCCACGCCGATCCGAAGCCCGTTGCGCGCGATGAGCAACGATCGGCTGCAGCTTCTCGCGATCGGTGCGTCCACCGGCGGAATCCACGCGCTTGGCGCCTTCTTCGCCGCGCTGCCGATGCGGATCGGGGTTCCGATCCTCGTGACCCAGCATCTGCCGAGCCCGTTCATGACCGTGTTCGCGCGGCAGTTGGCCTCGCCCGCGCGGCGCCGCGTGCTGGTCGCGGAGGACGGGATGGACCTGCTGCCCGACCTGGTGCTGGTCGCGCCCGGCGATGCGCATCTCACGGTCGAGCTCCTCGGCGACGCGCCGCGGGTGCGGCTCGATCGCCGCGCGGCCAAGAGCGGCTGCCTGCCCTCGGTCGACCCGATGTTCGCGACGGCCGGCGCCGCCTATGGCACGGGGGCGCTCGGCGTCGTCCTGTCCGGCATGGGCCGCGACGGAACGGAAGGGTCACAGCGGCTGGTCGCCTGTGGCGGGTCGGTAATCGTCCAGGACGAGCCGACCTGCGCCGTGTGGGGAATGCCCCGCGCGGTCGCCGAAGCGGGGCTCGCCGCGGCGATCCTGCCCCCCGACAAGCTTGCCCGGCGGGTCGCGACCCGCGTCGGAGATTGATTAATGGAGCTGAGCGACAGTTCGACGCGTATCCTCGCCGGCCTCCTCGAAGCCAGAACCGGACAGCAGCTGACGATGAACCGCCGGTGGCGGCTCGAGACGGCGCTGAGCGGACTCCTGCGCGAGCGCGGCATCGCGACCATCGACGAGTTGATCACCATCCTGGTGATGGGTCGTGAGCCGGGGCTAGCCAACCAGGTGGTCGAAGCCTTGCTGAACAACGAGACTTACTTCTTTCGCGATCGCAGTCCGTTCGACCTCCTCGCCCGCCACGCGCTGCCGCTGCTGCGCCAGGCGCGGGCCAAGGAGAAGCGGGTGCGGATCTGGTCGGCCGGCTGCTCGACCGGGCAGGAAGTCTATTCGATGGCGATGCTGTTCGCCGAGGAACAGGCGAGCTGGGCCGGATGGACGGTCGACATTCTCGGGACCGACGTGTCGCAGCAGGCGATCGACCGGGCTCGCGAGGGCGTCTACTCGCAATTCGAGGTGCAGCGCGGGCTGGCGATCACCCAGACGATCAAGTGGTTCGCAGAGCAGGGAAGCCAGTGGCGCGCCGCCGATAGCCTGCGCAAGAGCCTTCGCTTCCAGACCCACAACATCCTCGAGGGACCGCCGCACCCGGGCGGGTTCGACATCATCCTGTGCCGCAACGTGCTCCTCTATCTCTCGCCGGAGACGCGGCGGAAGGCGTTCGACCGGCTGTCCTCCGCCCTGGTCAGCGACGGCTGGTTGATGCTCGGCGCGGGCGAGACGGTGATCGGGCAGACCGACAAGCTGCTGTCCGACAAGAATGCGCGTGGCCTCTACGTGCATGCCGCCAACAGCGGCCAGGCGGAGCGCCGGGCGGGTCGCGGCTGAGCCGCGCAAGGGGTTGACCGGCGGCGCTTTTCCGTGCGCTTGTGAAGCATGAAATTCATCGACCGGCCGTCGCCCAACCATGACGAGCGCCAACTGGCCGTGTCGATGATCGTCCTCCACTATACCGGCATGCCGGATTGCGGCGGCGCGCTCGACCGGATGACCTCGCCCGAGGCCAAGGTCAGCGCGCACTACTGCGTCGACGAGGACGGCAGCGTCTACCGGCTGGTCGACGAGGAACGCCGCGCATGGCACGCCGGCCGCAGCTACTGGCGCGGGACGACCGACGTGAATTCGGCCAGCGTCGGGATCGAGATCGTCAACCCGGGCCACGAGTTCGGCTATCGCGCCTTCCCCGACGAGCAGGTGGCGGCGGTGGTCGGCCTCGTCACCCGGATCAAGGAGCGGCATGGAATCAGCCGCGGCAACGTGGTCGGGCACAGCGACGTCGCGCCGACCCGCAAGGAAGATCCGGGCGAGCTCTTCCCGTGGGAAGTGCTGGCGCGGCGGCGCCTCGCCTTGCCGAGCCCGACCCGCAACCTGATTGACCCCTACTGGACCGACGCCGCCTTCCTGCTCGCGCTCGAGCGGTTCGGCTATGACGTGACCGACAGCCAGAAGGCGGTGATCGCCTTTCAGCGGCGCTTCCGCCCCGACATGATCGACGGGGTCATCGACGGGGAGTGCCGGGCGAAGCTGCTCGCGCTCCTCCTGCCGCGGCCGACTGGCGAACCCTGATCCGCGCGGCTATAGCGCGGGGGCCAGAGGGCCGGGCGACCGCGGGCGCCGGAGTTGATCCGGGGCACGAGGAAAGTCCGGGCTCCACGGAACAACGGTGCCGGGTAACGCCCGGCGGGTCGCCGCGAGGCGGCTCAGGGACAGTGCCACAGAAAGCATACCGCCCGTTCTCGAGCGGGTAAGGGCGAAAGGGTGCGGCAAGAGCGCACCGCGCTTCCGGCAACGGCAAGCGGCACGGTAAACCCCACCGGGTGCAAGACCGAATAGGGGCGACGAGGGATGCACAATCCCGGGGCTGTTCCGGCCCGTCGCCCGGGTTGGTTGCTTGAGCCCCTCCGCAAGGACGGGCCTAGAGGAATGGTCGCCCATCCGCCTTCGCGGGCGGTGGACAGAACCCGGCTTACAGGCCCTCTGGCGCATCATCGCGGACGCTCGCAAAAGCGGACGCAATTTTCTAATTAGGGCCGCGATGGTACGGCAAACTCGTTCGGACGATTGGGGATTCCCGCGTTGGCGGTCCTATGGTGACAAGCAGCGCGGCGCGGCGCGCATCCGGCTGTGCGATCGCGAAGGCTGCGAGGAGGCCGGCGACCGGCCCGCGCCCAAGAGCCCCAACAGCCCCGACCGCTGGTATTTCTGTGAGGCGCATGCCGCCGAGTACAACAAGAACTGGAATTACTTCGAGGGACTGGACGCCGAGGCGGCGGCCGAGCGCGAGCGGAGCGAGAGCGCCGGGGCGCGCGGCTATCGGCATTCCTCGCACTGGCAGTGGGGTGGAGCGGGGGACGGCAGCCGGAGCCGCGACGAGATGCGCGCGCTCGACGCGCTGGACCTCAACAGCGATGCGGACATGACCGCGATCAAGACGGCCTATCGCCGGCTCGCCAAGGAACATCATCCCGATGTCCGCCCCGGCGACGAGCAGGCGGCCAAGCGCTTCCAGCAGGTGCAGGCCGCCTATGACGTGCTGCGCAAGGCGGAGGAACGAAGGGCGGCGGGCGACGCCGCCTAAACCCCGTCGAGCATGAAGGTGCCCGCGCTTCGGGCGATCGGCCGGTCCGGGTCGCCGCCGTGCGCCACCCCCGACACGAAGGCGATCTGGCGGGTGATGCTGGTGCAGTGGCAGCGGGCCACGACGGTCTCGCCGCGAACGGCGGGACGGAGATAGTCGAGGCGGAGGTCGAGCGTGACGCTCGGCCGGTAGGCGCCGAGGGCAGTCCATACCGACACTCCGGAGCAGGTGTCGACGAGGCTGACGATCGGTCCCGAGGCCATGATCCCGCTGCTCGAGAAAGCGACCAGCTCCGGACGCCAGGGAAGGGCCATCTCGACCCAATCGTCGCCAGCGGCGCGGAACTGGAGCCCGATCGCCTTGGCGTGACCGACGTGGCGCGCCATCTCGAAGAAGCTGGCGATATCGAATCCGCTCACGCGAGCCGTGCCGCCGTGTCCCTGATCAGCGCGATCATGTTGGGAATGCCCTGCGTCCGGTTGGACGAGAGCTGGCGCGACAGGTCGAACCGGGCGAGCTCAGTCGGGATGTCCATCGCCAGGATTTCCTCTGCGGGCCGGTCCTGCACCGCCGACAGCACCAGCGCCACAATCCCCTTGGTGATCGCGGCATTGCTGTCGGCGAGGAAATGGAGGCGATGATCCGGCTGCGGCATGGCGTAGAGCCAGACCGACGCCGAGCAGCCGCGCACCTTGGTCGAGTCGGTCTTGAGTGGATCGGGCATCGGCTCGAGCGAGCGGCCCAGCTCGATCAGCAGCCGATAGCGTTCCTCGCCGTCCAGCAGCTCATAATCGTCGAAGATGTCGGACAGCGCGGGGAGGGTCATGGCCAGCGCCTAGCAGAGCCTAGCGGTGGCGCAATTCCTCGATCTGGCGCGAGAGCGTGTCCTCTTTCTCGACCGCGATCCGCTCGAGCACCTGGATCCGGTCTTTGAGCTGGCGGACCTCGTCGCGAAGCTGGCGGGTCTCGACGCCGGCATCTGCGTCCACCTCGGGATGCTCCCAGCGGTGCCGGACCCGCATGCGCTGCTTCATCAGGGTGAACAGGAACACCATGCCCAGGACGGTCAGCACGAACTCGAACGGGTTCATCGGTCCTTACTCTCCCACCGAGAGGCGCGGCCTGGCCCGCAGCGCCTCGATCTGCGACGCGGTCTCGAGCCCGCGATCGGTGACGATCTGCTCGAGGATTCGTACCCGGTGCTCCAGCTCCATGTTGCTGGCCGCATATTGCGCCGTCTTCTCTGCCACCACGCGGGCCTCCACTTCCAGCCTCTTCTCGCGCAGGTTGAACCAGCGGCGCGCGAGATAGAGGAGCAAGATGGTGGGGAGCAGGAAGGCAATCAACAGGCCGAAAACGTCACCGGGTTCCATTATGCATCTCCAAGTTGGCGCGGGGATGGCTGCCTGCGCAGCGCCTCGATCTGGGCGGCCGTCTCGAGCCCCCGGTCGGTGACGATCTCCTCGACCGTCTCGACCCGGCCCGCGAGCCGGTCGAGGTCACTGCGAAGGCGGGCATTCTCCGCGACAAGGGTTCTGATCTGATCAAGCGCCGCCTCGCCGGCCACCGGGTGCGCCGGCTTGCCGAAGCTGTCGAGCGGATAGCCGTGCCGAACCCGAAGCCAGGTCGTGAAGATCCAGCCGCAGACCGCGACCAGCCCAACCAGGATGCCAAGGACGGGAATCAAGCCGATGACCTGATCCATCATCATCTCTCCCTGTTATGGCGGGCTTACCGCTGTTCGCCCTGACCGATCGGAACGACCGGCTGACGGCGGAGCGCCTCGATCTGCGCCGCGGTCTCGACGCCGCGATCGGTGACGATCTCCTCGAGCACCCGGAGGCGCTGTTCGATGCGCTCGACATGCTGGGCATATTGCGCGCTCTTCTCGGCGGCGAGGCCGGTCTGCGCGTCGAGCTGACGCTCCTTGACCCGGATCCACATCTTGAACGGCGCGATCCCGATCGCGGCAAGCGGGATCAATACCCAGATCCAGCTGGCGACATCATGCATGACAGGGGTCCCCTAGTTACGAGTGATCTGCAGCGCGTCGATTTCGCGCGACAATTGCGAAGGCTGGTCGGTGACGATCCGCTCGACCGTCTCCAGCCGGTCCTTGATCGAACCAATCTCGGCCTTGAGCTGGGCATTCTCGCTGGTCAGGAGCTTGATCCGTTCGACCGCTTCCTGGTCGCTCTTCGGGTGGATCGGCATGCCCCAGGCGTTTTGCAGCGGATAGCCGTTCTTGATCTTGAGCCAGGTGTGCATGAGCGACCCGCCGACCCCGATCGCGACGATCGCGACGACGAGGGGAAGGATGCGCAGGACGAACTCGAAGGCGGCGCTGACTTCCGGATCCATGGTCGTTCTTCTCCCTATTGGCTGACGCCGCTAGCGCAGCTGCTCGATCTCGCGTTCGAGCGAGCGGTTGCTGGTGGTGACATAGGTTTCGACGTCGGCCAGCCGGCGGTCAATCTCGCGCAGCCGGGCGCGGATGTTGCGCGCGCTGGACGAGGGCGACTGGCGGACGCCTTGCCAGAAGCGGTCCTCCTCAGGGGTCGCCGTCGCGAACTCACGCGGCTTGTCCTCGGCGATCCAGCCGGTGATGAAATAGGCCGGGATCAGCACGCCGGCGCCGCCCATCACGCAGGCCAGCACGAACATGATCCGGACCAGGTTGACGTCCATCCCGGCATAGTCGGCGATCCCGGCGCAGACGCCCATCACCTTGCCGTTGCGCTTGTCCTTGTAGAAGCGGGTGCGGCTGGGAGGCTGGACGCTCATCGACGGGTCTCCTGCATGGCCCGGCTGCGCTCCAGCTCGGCGCGGATCGCGTCGACGCTGTTGTCGGGCAGGCACTGCTGCCGCCAGCCGGGATTCTCGGCGTTCATGATCCGCTCGATCGAGCAGAGCCGGTCGTCGAGACGGCGGGCCATCTCGTGCAGCTCGTCGAGCAGCTTCTCGTCGCTGTCGGTCAGCTTCGCGCTGCTCTTCCACTTGGTGACATAGTGGAAGATCAGCCACGGCAGGCCCAGGAACAGGACCGTGATGGCGATCAGCGGGACGAAAACCTCTTCCATGTGACTATTTCCCCTTGGCGGCGAGGGCCGCCTTCATCTGTTCAAGTTCCTTGTTGACCGACTCCGACGCGCGGAGCTCGGCGATCTCCTCCTCCAGGCTCTTCGGCCCGGCCATTCCCATCGCATCGGCACGCCCCTCGGCGAAGTCCGCGCGCCGCTCGAGCAGCTCGAAGCGGCTCATCGCGTCGCCCGTGCGGCTGCCGTTCAGCACCTCGTTGGTGCGGGCGCGGGTCATCGCGCTGTCCATCCGGCTGCTGATCGAGTTCTGCCGGGCCCGCGCCTCGCGGATCTTGCCCATCAGCTTGGCGATGTCCGCCTCATAGCCCTTGAGCGTGTCGTCGATCGT
This window harbors:
- a CDS encoding CheR family methyltransferase, with amino-acid sequence MELSDSSTRILAGLLEARTGQQLTMNRRWRLETALSGLLRERGIATIDELITILVMGREPGLANQVVEALLNNETYFFRDRSPFDLLARHALPLLRQARAKEKRVRIWSAGCSTGQEVYSMAMLFAEEQASWAGWTVDILGTDVSQQAIDRAREGVYSQFEVQRGLAITQTIKWFAEQGSQWRAADSLRKSLRFQTHNILEGPPHPGGFDIILCRNVLLYLSPETRRKAFDRLSSALVSDGWLMLGAGETVIGQTDKLLSDKNARGLYVHAANSGQAERRAGRG
- a CDS encoding SufE family protein produces the protein MTLPALSDIFDDYELLDGEERYRLLIELGRSLEPMPDPLKTDSTKVRGCSASVWLYAMPQPDHRLHFLADSNAAITKGIVALVLSAVQDRPAEEILAMDIPTELARFDLSRQLSSNRTQGIPNMIALIRDTAARLA
- the pspA gene encoding phage shock protein PspA, which translates into the protein MSIFSRTRDIMAANFAELLDRAEDPSRMIRMIILEMEETLVEVRASAARCIADGKEMRRAIGKLETLQDSWTEKAELALSKEREDLAKAALIERQKAADMAAGLKGECATIDDTLKGYEADIAKLMGKIREARARQNSISSRMDSAMTRARTNEVLNGSRTGDAMSRFELLERRADFAEGRADAMGMAGPKSLEEEIAELRASESVNKELEQMKAALAAKGK
- the cheB gene encoding chemotaxis-specific protein-glutamate methyltransferase CheB, which translates into the protein MSSAAARSDPPGGARTRPIRLMLVDDSLVARAVLSRMLESDGGFEIAAVAGTAEDAIEALAHVRVDIILLDLEMPGAGGLKMLPHIIAAARGARVMIVSSLAEEGAEQTIAALALGAADTLPKPGTGRFNGRFSEVLLSRLRALGHAEATAAEPVEQRRAERPATPIRSPLRAMSNDRLQLLAIGASTGGIHALGAFFAALPMRIGVPILVTQHLPSPFMTVFARQLASPARRRVLVAEDGMDLLPDLVLVAPGDAHLTVELLGDAPRVRLDRRAAKSGCLPSVDPMFATAGAAYGTGALGVVLSGMGRDGTEGSQRLVACGGSVIVQDEPTCAVWGMPRAVAEAGLAAAILPPDKLARRVATRVGD
- a CDS encoding chemotaxis protein CheA, whose protein sequence is MDDLIADFVAECREMLEAVGGEIVAWEAEPGNRARLDSIFRFVHTVKGNCGFFEFPRLESLSHAAEDALADVRAGRRQADAALVSAVLAIIDRISEMVAAIDTGGEVPAGDDSALILALAPGSEQLLAPAAAPAESGGTKAVAAPRTIRLSVELLDRVMSTVSDMVLARNELSRRLRDTQGDVAVEGAFERLSAIIAEMRDAITRTRMQRIENLFVGLPRMVRDLSAELGKQVLVDVDGGDVELDREMIEMIRDPLTHIVRNAIDHGIEKPGERLKAGKRETGLLSVSARQSGNQILIDITDDGRGIDAGRLVEKAVANGLLERSEAARLSTKEKLALIFEAGLSTATAVTNISGRGVGMDVVRSNVERIGGTVEIDSKPEQGTRMTLRVPLTLTIIPALTVSIGQQHFAIPRTAIDEIVRARGESVELSQVGGAGVATIRGRRVPEIALADVLGLPSELRDEERTLVVIRPAGGDVYALAVDRIHDHEELVVKPAAPAVMATGLYAGTTLADDGSPILLFDPAGLARVGGVRLEAQERGARIFEEAGRKREDVATQVLLFRGLGGERRAVRLAIVDRIEEVPASSIKMSAGQLRVQLGEVILPLVGLVEPPVEGKVRVFRLNDGHQEVGYAFHEVIDLEALASQVMPAETPGVIGGVALIAGEPAEIIDAHWLFARHSAHSRTASASVCRLPAGDPWIQNMLRPIVEAAGYRVVSGEDEPADIVIVQDGKSEPAATGGKLIRLRSDPEAGEGDGSIYRYDRAGLLAALHSAAGA
- a CDS encoding PaaI family thioesterase gives rise to the protein MSGFDIASFFEMARHVGHAKAIGLQFRAAGDDWVEMALPWRPELVAFSSSGIMASGPIVSLVDTCSGVSVWTALGAYRPSVTLDLRLDYLRPAVRGETVVARCHCTSITRQIAFVSGVAHGGDPDRPIARSAGTFMLDGV
- a CDS encoding J domain-containing protein, with amino-acid sequence MVRQTRSDDWGFPRWRSYGDKQRGAARIRLCDREGCEEAGDRPAPKSPNSPDRWYFCEAHAAEYNKNWNYFEGLDAEAAAERERSESAGARGYRHSSHWQWGGAGDGSRSRDEMRALDALDLNSDADMTAIKTAYRRLAKEHHPDVRPGDEQAAKRFQQVQAAYDVLRKAEERRAAGDAA
- a CDS encoding chemotaxis protein CheW, whose amino-acid sequence is MNDLLLIVTIGGQRVALPAAQVESVVELDTLIPVPRAAPHVAGLSALRSRVLTVIDCMRSLGLGTSDAADGIREAAVVELDGHHYALLVDGVEDVVDATGDPAPLRGAMGPGWERVSLGLVETGEGALLLVDVAALIAGNDQRAAA
- a CDS encoding response regulator yields the protein MKTCLIVDDSKVIRKVARHILETLDFQVEEAADGREALTRCESSMPDVVLLDWNMPVMSGMEFLKLLRQRGHDDQPKVVFCTTENDMAHIRAALDAGADEYVMKPFDRETLHIKLQLVGVA
- a CDS encoding N-acetylmuramoyl-L-alanine amidase → MKFIDRPSPNHDERQLAVSMIVLHYTGMPDCGGALDRMTSPEAKVSAHYCVDEDGSVYRLVDEERRAWHAGRSYWRGTTDVNSASVGIEIVNPGHEFGYRAFPDEQVAAVVGLVTRIKERHGISRGNVVGHSDVAPTRKEDPGELFPWEVLARRRLALPSPTRNLIDPYWTDAAFLLALERFGYDVTDSQKAVIAFQRRFRPDMIDGVIDGECRAKLLALLLPRPTGEP
- the pspB gene encoding envelope stress response membrane protein PspB — translated: MEEVFVPLIAITVLFLGLPWLIFHYVTKWKSSAKLTDSDEKLLDELHEMARRLDDRLCSIERIMNAENPGWRQQCLPDNSVDAIRAELERSRAMQETRR
- the pspC gene encoding envelope stress response membrane protein PspC; the encoded protein is MSVQPPSRTRFYKDKRNGKVMGVCAGIADYAGMDVNLVRIMFVLACVMGGAGVLIPAYFITGWIAEDKPREFATATPEEDRFWQGVRQSPSSSARNIRARLREIDRRLADVETYVTTSNRSLEREIEQLR